A stretch of Lentibacillus sp. JNUCC-1 DNA encodes these proteins:
- the nth gene encoding endonuclease III, which yields MLNKKQIRYCLDQMAEMFPQAKCELNHSNPFELVIAVLLSAQCTDVLVNKVTKELFKKYKTPEDFLTVSLEELQQDIRSIGLYRNKAKNIQKLSKSLLEQHDGQVPRSRDELMQLAGVGRKTANVVASVAFREPAIAVDTHVERVSKRLAMCRWKDSVLEVERTLMRKVPKDEWADTHHRMIFFGRYHCKARNPNCPECPLLSLCREGKKQMKKRGLADMIPNKEEGT from the coding sequence ATGTTGAACAAAAAGCAAATTCGTTACTGCCTGGATCAAATGGCGGAGATGTTTCCACAGGCAAAATGTGAGCTAAACCATTCCAACCCATTTGAATTGGTGATTGCCGTGTTATTATCAGCTCAATGTACCGACGTGCTCGTTAATAAAGTCACAAAGGAATTATTTAAGAAATACAAGACTCCAGAAGATTTTCTCACTGTTTCTTTGGAAGAACTGCAGCAGGATATCCGGTCAATTGGTTTATATCGAAATAAAGCCAAGAATATCCAAAAGCTTTCTAAATCCCTTCTAGAACAGCATGACGGACAAGTTCCGCGTTCAAGAGATGAGTTGATGCAATTGGCGGGCGTCGGGCGCAAAACGGCTAACGTTGTGGCATCTGTTGCTTTCAGAGAGCCGGCAATTGCAGTGGACACCCATGTCGAACGTGTATCTAAACGCTTGGCAATGTGTCGCTGGAAGGATTCAGTTCTTGAAGTTGAACGAACACTCATGCGGAAAGTACCAAAAGATGAATGGGCTGATACGCACCACCGGATGATATTCTTTGGTAGATACCATTGTAAAGCACGGAATCCAAATTGTCCGGAGTGTCCACTTCTCAGCCTGTGCAGAGAAGGTAAAAAACAAATGAAAAAGCGTGGCTTGGCGGATATGATTCCAAACAAAGAAGAGGGCACCTGA